DNA from Pseudocitrobacter corydidari:
ACTAATGCAGGCAATTCTCTGTAACGGGAAAAAACGCGGCCTGACAGGTGCCACGCTAACCACCGATAAAATGGCCGCATTCAATGCCAGGTTTTACGCTACGTTAGGTTTTGAGATGGTGGAAGGGGAAGCGCGGCCGCCGCATTTGGCGGCGATAAGCAAGGATGAAATCGCGCGAGGGCTCGATCCAGCGCGCCGGGTAGCGATGAGGCTTATCTTTTAGGTTTCTGATTTATAGAGCTACCCATAAACAAAACCCAACAAAAAAGCCCGCAAGAATTACGCCTTGCGGGCTTTCGACTTCTGCGGTCGACTCTGGAATCGCCGCTAAAGATTTTGGTGGGGCTGG
Protein-coding regions in this window:
- a CDS encoding GNAT family N-acetyltransferase, producing MTGPASASSIEELRDFSRNGLLLAAYTPDPDPVGFIAGQIADEWLHVAEMDVHPNWQRRGIGKQLMQAILCNGKKRGLTGATLTTDKMAAFNARFYATLGFEMVEGEARPPHLAAISKDEIARGLDPARRVAMRLIF